Below is a window of Amphiprion ocellaris isolate individual 3 ecotype Okinawa chromosome 15, ASM2253959v1, whole genome shotgun sequence DNA.
gcagctacatgtggttcagtcagtctcactagttgacttctgattatcttttttttttgttaatatgagctcaaagatggaacttttaATGACGGCTTGATAGATTCTGAATTAATAagagtgaaaatttcaggttttcatagtttctgagACATTGTTGGTCAAACAGAATCAAAGTTGAAATGTTTTTACCTCTGAAAGTATTCCACTTATCACACTGTTAATTGTGGAGAACTTTCAGGGTGTTTGAGAGGAAGTGACCTGTGAAGGTTTAGTTCCCGCTGAAGCTCTCGCTGACTTCCTGTTTGAAGACGTGACCTCCAGCCTCCAGGTTCTGTGTTCGCAGCTCGTCCACCATCCCAGAGACGCTGTTCAGCAGCCGGCCCATCCCGTCCTCCATCTCCCTCTGGAAGTCCACCTCCTCCACTTTGACCTGACCTCCAGCTGGGAGGAAGGCCTCCCCTTCGTCCAGCGTGTAGCTGAAGTTCTCCTCcacatctgctgcagctgtggtgGCCGTGTTGCTGTtggtggaggagctggaggccaGGCGCTCGCAGCGGGCCTGGTGTCGCAGGAAACTGTCCCTCCAGATCACCTTCTTCCCACAGAGGCTGCACTCGTACGGCCGCAGCCCTCCGTGGGTCTTCAGGTGCTTGGTCAGGTGGTGTTTCATCTTGAAGGACTTGGTGCAGACCGGACAGCCGAAGGGCCTCAGGTTGAGGTGCTGCATCTTCACGTGGCGGTCCCTCATGCTCTTCAGGGTGTAGGCTTTACCGCAGTGGCAGAAGTGGACCTTCCCGGTGTAGGGGGCGCCGGCGAGCGACACCGAGGACGACGAGGACGGGGTGGGAGGCGACGGCGCCGGAGGAAAGGCGGCAGAAGACGGGGAGAGATGTCGGCTGGAGGACGGGGTCACGGAGCCGGTCTGCCCCCCGCTGGTGGACGTCCAGCTCACCTCGGAGCCGGTCAGGGTGAAGTCAGGCGACACCGGAACCAGAGGCCTCTGGGAGACCTGCCCGGTGCCGTCCTCGATCTCATCGTACGTGTCTCTGCTGTATGGTGCCTCCGTGAAACATTCAAAGTCcacgtcctcctcttcctcctcctcgtcctcgtcTTTACTGCCTCCCTCTCCGTCCGCCGGCCTCGACTCCGACTGAGTCCAGGGACCTGACGGCCACGGCAGCCGGACCGAGACCAGACAGGAAGGACCGGCGACGCCTTCGGCCGTCTGGCAGCCGTGAACAGAGGACAGGTCCGAGGAGGGATCAGCTCCCACCAACTCTCTCTGGGATTTCTCCTTCATCACGTCCACGCTCTGCTTCGAGTGTCCGGGTTCC
It encodes the following:
- the zbtb22a gene encoding zinc finger and BTB domain-containing protein 22 isoform X2 yields the protein MDPTCSASVAPAGLTVQVCFPGARAAVLDNLNRQREEGRLCDLSIQVQGQVFRAHRCVLAASSPYFHDQVLLKNVTTVSLPSVMDPVAFESVLSSAYTGQLSIVHDDIVNYVTVASFLQMWHIVDKCTEILKRPRSSADVASGEAAAAHPGSASRQQSPSSTECLYAEREGRRREKKPDALPPLATWRRPQQFPRWGRPRPSSAQQSADSQLDALSGYVDNDYSSCDEAWVSSHARTSHFPQEGPGHSVRFPGGDALKQKVRFQQRGASQSSDRLNDRTRDEDNEEPPDRRKNQKREIEADEGVGEEAVEKKEGFASMGHCDFHPVPNEHQEPGHSKQSVDVMKEKSQRELVGADPSSDLSSVHGCQTAEGVAGPSCLVSVRLPWPSGPWTQSESRPADGEGGSKDEDEEEEEEDVDFECFTEAPYSRDTYDEIEDGTGQVSQRPLVPVSPDFTLTGSEVSWTSTSGGQTGSVTPSSSRHLSPSSAAFPPAPSPPTPSSSSSVSLAGAPYTGKVHFCHCGKAYTLKSMRDRHVKMQHLNLRPFGCPVCTKSFKMKHHLTKHLKTHGGLRPYECSLCGKKVIWRDSFLRHQARCERLASSSSTNSNTATTAAADVEENFSYTLDEGEAFLPAGGQVKVEEVDFQREMEDGMGRLLNSVSGMVDELRTQNLEAGGHVFKQEVSESFSGN
- the zbtb22a gene encoding zinc finger and BTB domain-containing protein 22 isoform X1 is translated as MDPTCSASVAPAGLTVQVCFPGARAAVLDNLNRQREEGRLCDLSIQVQGQVFRAHRCVLAASSPYFHDQVLLKNVTTVSLPSVMDPVAFESVLSSAYTGQLSIVHDDIVNYVTVASFLQMWHIVDKCTEILKRPRSSADVASGEAAAAHPGSASRQQSPSSTECLYAEREGRRREKKPDALPPLATWRRPQQFPRWGRPRPSSAQQSADSQLDALSGYVDNDYSSCDEAWVSSHARTSHFPQEGPGHSVRFPGGDALKQKVRFQQRGASQSSDRLNDRTRDEDNEEPPDRRKNQKREIEADEGVGEEAVEKKEGFASMGHCADFHPVPNEHQEPGHSKQSVDVMKEKSQRELVGADPSSDLSSVHGCQTAEGVAGPSCLVSVRLPWPSGPWTQSESRPADGEGGSKDEDEEEEEEDVDFECFTEAPYSRDTYDEIEDGTGQVSQRPLVPVSPDFTLTGSEVSWTSTSGGQTGSVTPSSSRHLSPSSAAFPPAPSPPTPSSSSSVSLAGAPYTGKVHFCHCGKAYTLKSMRDRHVKMQHLNLRPFGCPVCTKSFKMKHHLTKHLKTHGGLRPYECSLCGKKVIWRDSFLRHQARCERLASSSSTNSNTATTAAADVEENFSYTLDEGEAFLPAGGQVKVEEVDFQREMEDGMGRLLNSVSGMVDELRTQNLEAGGHVFKQEVSESFSGN